The proteins below are encoded in one region of Bacteroides uniformis:
- a CDS encoding choice-of-anchor J domain-containing protein, which produces MKKHILLGTALASLFALGACDYNEDNFPGFDEKETITDVSTDTLVLADAHYGKIASMPKNQGIALAKDPEGQTYLTALNQLGKTKMFTDMVAPEDYLPAFVDSLYAYLSDGSKVLVQYNIGKEQPEYLSKINEAQTFDLTSDNYATVWGESMVVKYLTPSTLKKLPALLKEGIKNPKTGDVCQVNYAWSETEPSTGGGAVKMVYQKVTSIDAEGGNYVIVAPTKDNTWIPFGQFKDPDKTYGYMEGEPVEIADGFITSDVSNHIMTLTPTEKGFTMQRPDGKFIYQSGTFNSFNISTSIPEGGDWSFAYNYDRKAFDVKNVEKDKIIKLNFYEKGNSYSYGSYPNATLGIYMNESFNGNEGGFTTQNVKLTGTLTNVWKVDGKYGWKGSAHVGDSDFESEAWVVSPIIDLAKAKAPLLKVDIAINFLNGNNRADFIELLASEDYVDDVATAEWKALNVPQWPEGKNWNYVNSGDIDLSAYEGKKIAIAFRYKSTTECAPTVEFKNMSLTSTVSGYYEGVDIYKEIPESEAEMPARAVTRASDVKPNASALYQYDGSAWTAYEESASIGIRVMQPADYVSTGSDYLSDADAVLPVYLKNAFPYAQSGDVKAVVYFGNKEYDVMADEYGFDGTAWVKKNTETETAEMAFLKTDGKWMEAKEYYSNDFAGELHNDAQIVNVKLDGMNYVWSAGAGYTRIKASGYYQRNRDTEAWLVTGEVDLTEAIAPQMVFTASADYLYGGKIENAVSVHVSENYIPAASTATEEEKIAALQGAAWSDPLSFEWPTSSKEIEMRTSMADYVGKKVYVAFRYASNTDPGFAPTFYMSNFVVKE; this is translated from the coding sequence ATGAAAAAACATATATTATTAGGAACCGCATTGGCTTCGCTGTTTGCACTTGGGGCCTGCGATTATAACGAGGATAATTTCCCCGGATTTGATGAAAAAGAAACCATCACGGATGTCAGTACCGATACCCTCGTATTGGCTGATGCCCATTATGGCAAAATAGCTTCTATGCCGAAGAACCAAGGGATAGCTCTCGCCAAGGATCCCGAGGGGCAGACTTATCTTACGGCATTGAACCAGCTGGGTAAAACCAAGATGTTTACTGATATGGTAGCTCCTGAAGATTATCTGCCTGCATTTGTCGATTCGCTCTACGCATATCTGTCAGATGGTTCCAAGGTGCTGGTGCAGTACAATATCGGCAAGGAGCAACCTGAATATCTCTCGAAGATAAACGAAGCTCAGACTTTCGATCTTACTTCTGACAATTACGCTACAGTATGGGGGGAAAGCATGGTAGTGAAATATCTCACCCCTTCTACGTTGAAGAAGCTTCCTGCTTTGTTGAAGGAAGGTATCAAGAACCCGAAGACGGGAGATGTGTGCCAAGTGAATTACGCTTGGTCGGAGACCGAGCCCAGTACAGGCGGCGGTGCAGTGAAAATGGTATACCAGAAAGTAACTTCTATTGATGCCGAAGGAGGTAATTATGTCATTGTGGCTCCGACGAAGGACAATACTTGGATTCCTTTCGGTCAGTTCAAAGACCCGGATAAGACGTATGGTTATATGGAGGGTGAACCGGTAGAGATTGCGGATGGTTTCATCACCAGCGATGTGTCCAATCATATCATGACACTTACTCCTACGGAAAAAGGTTTCACTATGCAACGTCCGGATGGCAAGTTCATCTATCAGAGTGGTACGTTTAACAGTTTCAACATCAGTACTTCCATACCCGAGGGTGGGGATTGGAGCTTTGCTTACAACTATGACCGTAAGGCATTTGATGTAAAAAATGTGGAAAAGGACAAAATCATCAAGCTGAATTTCTATGAAAAAGGAAACTCTTATTCATACGGTTCTTATCCGAATGCTACGTTGGGCATTTATATGAATGAGTCGTTCAATGGAAACGAGGGCGGTTTCACTACTCAAAATGTGAAACTTACCGGCACGTTAACTAATGTATGGAAGGTGGATGGTAAATATGGTTGGAAGGGTAGTGCTCATGTAGGAGATAGCGATTTTGAATCGGAAGCATGGGTGGTTTCTCCTATTATAGATTTAGCAAAAGCGAAGGCTCCTCTTCTTAAGGTAGATATTGCCATTAATTTCTTGAATGGTAACAATCGTGCTGATTTTATTGAATTGCTGGCTTCGGAAGATTATGTGGATGATGTGGCTACTGCTGAATGGAAGGCTCTGAATGTACCTCAATGGCCGGAAGGCAAGAATTGGAATTATGTAAATTCCGGTGATATTGACCTGAGTGCTTACGAGGGCAAGAAGATAGCCATTGCTTTCCGTTATAAGAGTACTACAGAGTGTGCGCCTACTGTAGAGTTTAAGAATATGTCACTTACAAGTACCGTATCAGGGTATTATGAGGGTGTGGATATTTATAAGGAGATTCCTGAATCAGAAGCTGAAATGCCAGCTCGTGCCGTTACCCGTGCATCAGACGTGAAGCCAAATGCTTCTGCTCTCTACCAGTATGACGGTTCGGCTTGGACTGCCTACGAAGAAAGCGCAAGTATCGGTATCCGTGTGATGCAACCTGCCGATTATGTTTCTACCGGTTCGGACTATTTGAGCGATGCTGATGCCGTATTGCCCGTTTATCTGAAGAATGCATTCCCTTACGCACAGAGCGGGGATGTCAAGGCAGTAGTTTATTTCGGAAATAAGGAGTATGATGTGATGGCCGATGAATATGGCTTCGATGGCACTGCATGGGTGAAGAAGAATACCGAAACGGAAACTGCTGAAATGGCATTCCTGAAGACTGACGGCAAATGGATGGAAGCAAAAGAGTATTATAGCAATGACTTTGCTGGTGAACTTCATAACGATGCCCAGATTGTGAATGTGAAGCTTGATGGCATGAATTATGTATGGAGTGCAGGTGCAGGTTATACCCGTATCAAGGCAAGCGGTTATTATCAGCGTAACCGCGATACGGAGGCATGGCTTGTAACCGGTGAGGTAGATCTTACCGAAGCTATTGCCCCACAGATGGTATTCACTGCTTCGGCAGACTATTTGTATGGAGGCAAAATTGAGAACGCAGTGTCTGTACATGTGTCCGAAAATTATATCCCTGCGGCTTCTACTGCTACTGAGGAAGAGAAGATTGCAGCATTGCAGGGAGCGGCTTGGAGTGATCCGTTGTCGTTCGAGTGGCCTACAAGCTCTAAAGAGATCGAAATGCGTACTTCCATGGCTGACTATGTGGGCAAGAAAGTATATGTGGCATTCCGTTATGCAAGTAATACTGATCCTGGATTTGCTCCTACATTCTACATGAGTAACTTTGTGGTGAAGGAATAA
- a CDS encoding TonB-dependent receptor yields MRKHLIQFLLVAVLSVFSAAAFAQTTVRGQLVDSETGEPLVGAAVMVEGTTQGSVTDIDGYFKQSVASNATLLFKYVGYKDQKKKITQKGASVDLGAIPMEPDAVMLKDVVITSSIAVARKTPVAVSTVDPVFIEDKIGSQELPQILKSTPGVYASNEGGGFGDSNIKIRGFKSEYVAMMINGVPMNGMENQKVYMSNWGGLIDVASSIQVQRGLGASKVSTPSVGGSQNIITKTTDAKKGGFISYGMGNDGYSKVMFSVSSGLTKDGWAFTLLGARDKRDGYIQGTESEAYTWFMSIAKRINDNHQLSFTAFGAPQWHNQRNMANGLNIKEYQRVKQWMGEESPYRYNSTFGYRNGQVMNSSRNEYHKPQMSLNHLWQINHKSSLSTAAYMSIGTGAGYSGTGVTGYTSSWYGTASDGTVNTQFRCPDGTFDYDAVDKLNADNYTNPVNVSGMPGYKGSLMIMNKASNDHFWTGLISTYTTKFGDYFDFYGGIDFRYYKGLHKNVITDLFGGQYYVDSYNRKSVLAENSVNGGVTSWVNQKLGVGDVIRRDYDGFVMYEGGFAQLEYNKDKVSAFVSGGLTNTSYWRKDRFYYSGDKQLSSKKHYLGGNVKAGLNYNLDDYNNVFFNTGFISRAPIFDNTFINSQSSHERNPDAKNEKVYSFELGYGYRSQYFSANVNAYYTMWKDKALYDTGSYEDVNGASQRWTMNMTGAQANHMGIELDFIAKPFRWMEVNGMFSWGDWRWNGTAKGFMMNTEGQIMANSRGEVVTDMSNVDQYKYTIEMDNVQVGGSAQTTAALGVTFRPMKGLRLNADWNFFARNYADYDIDASQATQKEAYVVEKPWEIPSWSTFDVSAGYTFDFGKIRATLSGNVNNLFNQEYIADARDGSNHDWETATRVIYGWGRTYTVRLKLNF; encoded by the coding sequence ATGAGAAAACATCTAATTCAATTCCTGTTGGTTGCAGTGTTGTCGGTATTTAGTGCCGCTGCATTTGCTCAGACTACAGTGAGAGGTCAGCTTGTTGATTCAGAAACAGGTGAACCGTTAGTGGGTGCCGCCGTCATGGTGGAAGGTACTACACAAGGATCGGTGACCGACATTGATGGCTATTTCAAGCAAAGCGTTGCTTCGAATGCGACATTACTATTCAAGTACGTGGGTTATAAAGACCAGAAGAAGAAGATTACGCAGAAGGGCGCTTCTGTGGATTTGGGTGCTATCCCAATGGAACCGGATGCTGTGATGCTGAAGGACGTAGTGATTACATCGTCTATTGCTGTGGCACGCAAGACTCCGGTTGCAGTATCTACTGTCGACCCCGTATTTATTGAAGATAAGATAGGTTCTCAGGAGTTACCGCAAATCTTGAAATCTACTCCGGGTGTTTATGCTTCTAATGAGGGAGGTGGCTTTGGTGATTCCAACATAAAGATTCGTGGTTTTAAGTCAGAATATGTGGCTATGATGATTAACGGTGTACCCATGAACGGAATGGAAAACCAGAAAGTATACATGAGTAACTGGGGTGGTTTGATTGATGTGGCCAGCAGTATTCAGGTACAACGTGGACTTGGTGCCAGCAAGGTGTCAACTCCTTCAGTAGGTGGCTCACAAAACATTATAACCAAGACTACTGATGCCAAGAAAGGCGGCTTCATCTCTTACGGCATGGGTAATGACGGCTACAGTAAAGTGATGTTCAGTGTCTCTTCCGGTCTGACAAAAGATGGTTGGGCCTTTACTTTATTGGGTGCCAGAGATAAACGCGACGGTTATATTCAAGGTACGGAATCCGAGGCCTACACTTGGTTCATGAGTATTGCAAAACGTATCAATGACAACCATCAACTTTCATTTACAGCTTTTGGAGCACCTCAGTGGCATAATCAGCGTAATATGGCAAATGGTTTGAATATCAAGGAGTATCAGCGTGTAAAACAATGGATGGGTGAGGAAAGTCCCTATCGTTACAATTCTACTTTCGGTTATCGCAATGGACAAGTGATGAACTCTTCACGTAACGAATACCATAAGCCCCAGATGTCTCTTAATCATTTGTGGCAAATCAACCATAAGTCAAGCCTCAGTACAGCAGCTTATATGTCTATCGGTACTGGTGCGGGCTATAGTGGTACGGGGGTAACGGGGTACACCAGCTCTTGGTACGGTACGGCCAGTGATGGTACGGTGAACACTCAGTTCCGTTGTCCTGATGGTACTTTTGATTATGATGCTGTGGATAAGCTCAATGCAGATAACTATACTAATCCGGTGAATGTGAGTGGAATGCCCGGTTATAAAGGTTCGCTGATGATTATGAACAAAGCCTCGAACGACCATTTCTGGACAGGATTGATTTCTACTTATACCACTAAGTTTGGTGATTACTTTGATTTCTATGGTGGTATTGACTTCCGCTATTATAAAGGTTTGCACAAGAATGTCATTACCGATCTTTTTGGAGGGCAGTATTATGTAGACTCTTATAACCGTAAGAGTGTATTGGCTGAGAATAGTGTGAATGGTGGAGTCACCTCCTGGGTAAACCAGAAGTTGGGAGTAGGAGATGTGATTCGTCGTGACTACGACGGTTTTGTGATGTACGAAGGTGGTTTTGCCCAATTGGAGTATAATAAAGATAAAGTGAGTGCATTTGTTTCAGGTGGTCTTACAAATACCAGTTATTGGCGTAAAGACCGTTTCTATTATAGTGGTGACAAACAGCTGTCTTCGAAGAAACATTATTTGGGAGGCAATGTGAAAGCTGGTTTGAATTACAACCTTGATGATTACAATAACGTATTCTTCAATACCGGATTTATCAGCCGTGCTCCTATTTTTGATAATACCTTCATCAATTCTCAGAGTTCACATGAACGTAATCCTGATGCTAAGAATGAGAAAGTTTACTCTTTCGAATTAGGTTATGGATATCGTAGCCAGTATTTCTCAGCCAATGTAAACGCCTATTATACTATGTGGAAAGACAAGGCTTTATATGATACCGGATCCTATGAAGACGTAAACGGGGCTTCTCAACGTTGGACAATGAACATGACCGGTGCGCAGGCTAACCACATGGGTATAGAGCTTGACTTTATTGCCAAGCCTTTCCGCTGGATGGAAGTTAACGGTATGTTCTCTTGGGGAGACTGGCGCTGGAATGGGACAGCGAAAGGCTTCATGATGAATACTGAAGGCCAGATTATGGCGAATAGCCGTGGTGAAGTGGTGACAGATATGAGTAATGTAGATCAGTACAAGTATACCATTGAAATGGATAATGTACAGGTGGGCGGTTCTGCTCAGACTACAGCTGCTTTGGGAGTGACATTCCGCCCAATGAAAGGCTTGCGTCTTAATGCAGACTGGAACTTCTTTGCACGCAATTATGCCGATTATGACATTGATGCGAGCCAAGCCACTCAAAAAGAGGCTTACGTGGTGGAAAAACCTTGGGAGATTCCTTCATGGAGCACATTTGATGTAAGTGCAGGATATACCTTTGACTTCGGTAAGATTCGTGCTACACTGAGCGGCAATGTGAACAACTTGTTCAACCAAGAGTACATAGCCGATGCACGCGATGGAAGTAACCATGACTGGGAGACGGCCACACGTGTTATCTATGGTTGGGGACGTACTTATACTGTAAGATTGAAGTTGAATTTCTAA
- a CDS encoding DNA/RNA non-specific endonuclease, whose product MKKLSYLFLLLVGIWLAGCDDSSEASLIPEIIPTEQGSDTYVMKGYESSDNGFNVYKPKAIGTPFYIQSKAFTGRNYAFAPVNSESLEGLTVVPSADAFSESVEVKPSTCYWVRFNRYNHYQMGKLRVAYIHGNEVGIEYVASEDIDVKNANIADNNKADNLEIPALNATNQYIEYYAGVSDEEGAGQVLNFSLEYIASKKHSAWVAFSFDPITAQDNVKRANEWNQDDPNIDNSVEVTESMHKSDGYDKGHLCASEDRVYSKSANKQTFYYSNISPQIGSFNQKYWAALEKQVQTWGRSTINGTYDKLYVVKGGTTDRLLTNFTGVKKANDGLYPTTNADGLTLGGLICPSYYYMALLSEKAGVYHTIAFLVPHSELLPEKPGKDEFMVYAVSIKNLEYETGIDFFCNLPNEIEKTVEATYSADDWAW is encoded by the coding sequence ATGAAAAAACTGTCTTACTTATTTCTTTTGCTGGTCGGAATTTGGCTGGCTGGATGTGATGATTCTTCAGAGGCTTCGCTCATTCCCGAGATAATACCTACCGAGCAGGGTTCGGATACTTACGTGATGAAGGGCTATGAGTCGAGCGACAATGGTTTCAACGTGTATAAGCCCAAGGCTATCGGCACCCCTTTCTATATCCAGTCCAAAGCTTTTACCGGGCGTAATTACGCATTTGCTCCTGTTAATAGTGAGTCGCTGGAAGGGCTTACTGTTGTTCCGTCTGCCGATGCTTTCAGCGAAAGCGTTGAGGTGAAACCCTCTACGTGCTATTGGGTGCGTTTCAACCGCTACAATCATTATCAGATGGGCAAGCTCCGCGTGGCCTATATTCACGGTAATGAAGTGGGCATAGAGTATGTGGCTTCTGAGGATATAGATGTGAAAAATGCCAATATTGCTGATAACAATAAAGCAGACAATCTTGAAATCCCAGCTCTCAATGCAACCAATCAATATATTGAATACTATGCAGGCGTGTCTGATGAGGAAGGTGCCGGGCAGGTACTCAATTTCTCTTTGGAATACATCGCTTCCAAGAAGCATTCGGCTTGGGTGGCATTCAGTTTCGACCCGATTACTGCGCAAGACAACGTGAAGCGTGCCAACGAGTGGAATCAAGACGACCCCAATATTGACAACAGCGTGGAGGTGACTGAATCCATGCATAAGAGCGATGGGTACGACAAGGGGCATCTTTGTGCCAGCGAAGACCGTGTGTACAGTAAAAGTGCCAATAAGCAGACCTTCTACTACAGTAATATCTCGCCACAGATAGGGAGTTTCAATCAAAAGTATTGGGCGGCTCTTGAGAAGCAGGTGCAGACTTGGGGACGTTCCACCATCAATGGCACATACGACAAACTTTATGTCGTGAAAGGTGGTACTACTGACCGTTTGCTTACCAATTTCACAGGTGTGAAGAAAGCCAATGACGGGCTTTATCCCACCACCAATGCCGACGGGCTGACACTTGGCGGACTCATTTGCCCCAGCTATTATTACATGGCTCTGTTGAGCGAGAAGGCAGGGGTTTATCATACTATCGCTTTTTTAGTCCCTCATTCTGAATTATTGCCAGAAAAACCTGGAAAAGATGAATTTATGGTTTATGCCGTTTCTATTAAAAATTTGGAGTACGAAACTGGTATCGACTTCTTCTGTAACCTGCCTAATGAGATAGAGAAGACTGTAG